Part of the Ziziphus jujuba cultivar Dongzao chromosome 8, ASM3175591v1 genome is shown below.
ctcggacgtcaaaataagtcagcttagttgtcaaactagtcaacttgttttctaatttgcgtttgactttttttttttgggtttttatttatttatttgctggacaaataagtttaggaaagttattattttattattttcattgtaaattaattaattcctacttcaaaataaaggaattaattaatccaaattagattaggaaaggatgtgaaattaggcaatttcctaattggattctatgttggccgaaatttcctaatccttttagggttttattttgttcattcaaagcctattttaaggattattttcaatgagaaattaagcttgaattttatatagaaaattatttgttaaaacaccattagtgaatgagtgttttagtttgacttatcaataagccttccatcacctattatgtcgtcttcattatataccaaggtttctaatcacaagttggttaggggtcaaggtgaccattagaacttgaacataattagatccgggctaatataatacaggtttaggagcaggtcatcctaggttcgtatcatttggtatcagagccaaattttattcaggtttgatctatctttatttgctttatttgtttttgtgttattctgcaattttagcattaggttaaggttgcatccatcccatacacattctgcatcttaaaaaaataaaaataaaaattcattcctaattgaattaggatttcctagttttaccgtattttttgtttcctagtttgttggttgtctttcatcattgttcttttaatttggttattgttgatttttctttgctgttttagtcttaaatattttcattcatctattcaaaaaaaaaaaaaaaaagagtttgcggcaacatttaaaaaaaaaaaaaactgcatgtttgtgtttatttggaggttacgggtttggtgaatttttggagttggaattgcaaatttgttgtttattcttgctacttcaGTTGTGTCTAATATTcagttagtgaaaaaaaaagaaaaaaaagaagaaagccgaatataaaatatatatatatataggtttgttgaaaattggtgttgaagtttgttgctggaaatttcttgtaactgctgctttgttgattatttattccatggagtttctggagagttattttttctgctggatatttgagtttgagtgctaaattatttggattaaaactagttaaaggatttgattcaaaacttgaattacaagaacaacaaccaacacttttctatatttttgttctctttgattcttgttcgtatttgaatttatttttctagaattttattcttgaacttataatctattaccatcttgtccagttcttcaaaattccaaagttttcccattaatttgctttattttgcctagaaaagccgaaacaaggttttattgaattctttcggtattgcctacctttaactactgttttattgataagtttaattaaaacatacttgtaatctaattgctattttattggtgttttaattagaactttgagttaattctttgagtggaaaaaaaaaaggcaggagagtgtgagctcaaaagaggataaaagccgaaactagtgtgtaaacacgagtgtcgagaccttgtttgagtgaaacacgtgagggagtgaatattgtgaggatttattttatttttgcagtattttactaacatggcagattctagaataagaagaggagacccaccactgagaattaatgaagaggagtccgtaggatttcatggtgatccacgagctacccggagtggtgagcaaacggaattgaaagctgttttggaacaattacagcgggtgagtgctcaagttgagcacatgaatcaaaggatgggaaggctagaagttttcCAAGGAAtttcgaacacaagaaataggcaagaattccatgaaggtcgaggtcgaggacgaggaggctgtgagagactgagagaggaatttgaggaggagaatttcggtgtAGACTTTGAGggaggcatggacgaaacctttgctgtccaagagagagctggccatggaaggtataggagggaagaaacagatgacaatcttagtaATATCAAGATCaccatcccaccattcatgggaaaaagtgatcccgaggcatatttggagtgggaagaaaagatagagatgatattcgactgccataattattcggagggtaagaaggtgaagttggcagcaatggagtttggccattatgcactccaatggtggacaaatgaacaAGGCACCTGGAGGAgaattggtgatgacttgatcacaacatggcgacaaatgaaaggagccatgagaaagcgatttgtgccatcacattaccatagtttactgcatcaaaggcttcaatctttgtctcaaggaagtaggtccatgggggattattacaaagagatggagatgctcatgatgaggttgaatatgaatgaggatagggaggcaacaatggtgagatttcttggtggtttgaactgtgacattgccaaccagcttgaattgcaacaatacttggagttggaggatatgttgcatgtagccattaagcttgaacaccagttcaagaggaagggtgtagGATCACGGCCTGGAGGTGTTTTCAGCAGtgggagaatcaattcaagtggctggagaaacaattcagctaatgaaatcaaaccaaaaccgaaAGCTGGAAAAGAAAGTACCAAACGGTCAAAAAGGGAGGCCAAGatcgaatttgtccaagcacttagaggtgaggtaaaatatgatcctaaacctcaaaaatccagagaaataatttattttaagtgccaaggaagaggacacatagacaaccaatgcccaaatagaagaatcatggtattaaagggtgatggtgagttGGAAtatgcaagtgaagaaagtgaagctgaAACCGAACAAGAGGAGaaatgcaatgatgatgaagccgaacTAGTAGgcacatctaatgccgagttgagcttggttttaAGGAGAGTACTtactgtctacaaagatgaagagcagatacgaagagaaaacatcttccacactcgctacGAAATACAagataagatttgtagcatgattatagatagtgggagttgtaccaacgtgataagtaatcttgtagttgataaattaggcttgaaaacaattaaacatccagaatcctatagattacaatggttaaatgatagtggtgagatgagggtaaacaagcaagccaaagttaaatttaatataggtaggtatgaggatgttgtcttgtgtgacattgtaccaatgcatgccgaacatattttactaggtagaccatggcaatttgacaaagatgctactcattttggtcgagaaaatagtgttgttttcaggtttaaagggaagaaaatcaagctggagccattgacttcCAAGAAGGTCTACAAAGATCacctacaaatgcaacaaaggaaggaggctcaaaaaattaaggagaaaacaagtatggcaccaacggcttcaccatcctttcaagaagatGAGATTGAGGTtactgatcaaggtaagctttctaaaacccagaTCGAGtgaaaaaaccaagagaaagccaagagggggggggggggtgagaaaagagagcaaacccaaGAGCACCaacaatctggaaatttccgctAATGAGAACCAAACCgagggaaggaaaagaaaagaaagaaaagagaggaaaaaccagaatttttatttgagttttggggatattaataaggctattgaatgtacaaaactcttgctggtcatgatatataaagaaaactattttaatgatcaaactaacttttacgaacttgaattgccaagttcaatgatttctcttttgaaggaatttggagatgtttttccaaatgagattccaagtggactaccacctattcgagggatagaacatcaaattgactttgtcccaggggctgccataccaaataaacCAGCATATAGAACCAATCCTGAAAAAACAAAGGAGCTgaaaaaacaggtaagtgatttgcttgataaaggatacattcgtgagagtttaagtccatgtgctgtccctgttttgttggtacttaataaggatggttcttggaggatgtgtgttgattgtagggctataaataacatcaccattaaatatagacatcccattcctagattagatgatatgcttgatgagttgcatgatgcttgcatgtttactaaaattgatcttaggagtggttatcatcaaattagagtgaaagaaggtgatgaatggaaaaccacatttaaaactaaatatgggctgtatgaatggttagttatgccttttgaattatctaatgcacctagtactttcatgaggcttatgaatcatgtaatgcgtccatttattggtaaatttgtggttgtttattttgatgatattttggtgtatagccgaaacttggatgagcatgtggatcaacttaggcaagttttgcaagttcttagaaaggaaagattgtttgctaacatgaacaagtgtgatttttgcaaagatgagcttgtttttctaggatttgtagtaagtgctgcagaaatcaaagtggatcaagctaaagtgcaagcaatcaaagagtggccggttcttacaacaatcacccaagtgaggagtttccatggcttggcaagtttttatagaagatttgtcaaggattttagtacatagccgcacctttgaatgaagttgttaaGAAGAATGTTgtctttaaatggggggaagtacaagaaaaatcttttaatttgttgaaagaaaaattgtgtaatgcacatttattagttttgccaaatttttctaagacttttgaaattgagtgtgatgcttcgggtgtaggtattggagctgtcttaatgtaagaaggaagacccatagcctactttagtgaaaaattaaatggagctgcactaaactacccgacatatgacaaggagatgtatgctttggtgagggatttggagacatggcagcattatctcatacCAAAGGAGGTTGTGATCtctacggatcatgagtctttaaagcatattaaaggtcaaggaaagctcaaccgaaggcatgccaagtggattgaatttattgaatcctttccatatgtgatccgctacaaaaaaggtaaggaaaatgtggttgccgatgcattatcgcgaaggtatgtactcttttctaccttaaatGCTaggttgcttggatttgaacaattgaaagaactttataagcatgatagtgactttggagaaatttttagaacctgtttgaaacatggatttaataaattttacatatttgaggggtatttgtttaaggaaaacaaactttgtgtgcctaattgtagcattagggaattattggttcgggaaggacatgggggtggtttaataggtcattttggtgtttttaaaattttatccttgctgcaagaacatttttattggtctaacatgaggagagatgttgagagaatttgtgaaagatgtttgaagtgccgaaaaacaaaatcaacattgaagccgcatggattgtacaagcctttgctgattcctacctatccttgggtagatttgtctatggattttattcttggtttgcctaggtcaaggatgggtaaggattcaatatttgttatagtagataggttttctaagatggcacattttattgcatgtaataaaactgatgatgcatctaatgttgctaatttatttttcgaGGAAATTgtaagattgcatggaatgccaaaaactattgtttcggatagagatgctaagttcttaagttatttttggaaaactttgtgggctaaattaggtactaaacttttattttcaactactttccaCCCACAAACAAATGGGCAAACCGAAGTTGTGAATAGAATCTTGTCCGCTTTGTTAcatgctttaattagtagaaatttgagaacttgggaagagtgtttcccacatgttgaatttgcttataataggtctttacattcagctactaaatatacaccatttgaaattgtttatggttttaattctttgactccattagatctagcACCTTTGCCtttgagtgagcgtgctaatctagatggaaaacaaaaagctgattttgtaaaacagattcatgagaagacaaaggcaaatattgagaggaggaccgagcaatatgcaaaggttgctaatcaaggccgaaaaccaATGgtatttgaacctggagattgggtgtggttgcatttaaggaaagaaagatttcccaaacaaaagaaatcaaaactcatgccgagggctgatagaccttttcaagttttggaaaggataaacgacaatgcctacaaacttgatctacagggtgagtataatgttagtgccaccttcaatgttgttgatttgtcaccttttgctgcaggtgatgactttgttttgagggcaaatctttttcaagaggaggggaatgatgcgaattctcccgagctcgcacaactgacaactcactggggtactaatccgatacagatgaagactggactgATCACtggggctcaagctaagaggtttaaggacaaccttgttgcctctatccagaaagtaattcattctcaaaagggcttgtccatacctgaagataaaagatctgttttaagcatccaagtggtggaggctgatacatcggacattttacattggacacccatacatcggatattttatatcagacacccatacatcggatattttatatcagACATccatgcctcggacatctgacctcggacttcggacattagacataagtcagcttagttgtcaaactagtaaactcgttttctaatttgcgtttgacttttttttttgggtttttatttatttatttgctggacaaataagtttaggaaagttattattttattattttcattgtaaattaattaattcctacttcaaaataagggaattaattaatccaaattagattagaaaaggatgtgaaattaggcaatttcctaattggattctatgttggccgaagttttctaatccttttagggttttattttgttcattcaaagcctattttaaggaTTATTTTCAACGagaaattaagcttgaattttatacaaaaaattatttatgaaattgaattctctttgttcttttgaatacctaaaacaccattagtgaatgagtgttttagtttgacttatcaataggccttccatcacctattgtggtgtcttcattatataccaagatttctaatcacaagttggttagggatcaaggtgaccattagaacttgaacataattagatccgggctaatataatacgggtttaggagcaggtcgtcctaggttcgtatcatttcgGCATCCGTTTTTTTCCTCCGGCACCATTATTGATTCCGGAGCTTTCCTAACTCATTTGTCGGCAACTGCATATAATGCCTTCCAGTCCGAATTTCGGCAACATATGACAGATTATAAGTTGGTAACAGTAGCCCCAAACTCGTTGTTGGATACTTGGTATGACTTCAGCGGTAATGTAGAGGTAAAGATTCCAAAATACGCTTCTTGTTCGGCGGAAGGACTACAGTGGACTTGGATGCAACCGGAATATTGGTTGTATTAAGTCCCAAATTTGTTTGGCATTTGCTGGGAACAAGGACGATTCTGACATTGCCATCTTTCGGCAATGGTACTGGAACCTCAGCAAAAGGAGTCGGCAAAGGAGAATTTCGGCACACCGGACACATGGGATTCAACCGAAGCCACGGATTGACACACCTGAGATGGAAACGGTGATCACAATCCGGAAGCAACCTCAGCAAGTCCTTCTCTTTATAATCCATCAAACAGATTGAATAGCAACAGGAACTAGCCAATGAGGACTCATCATCACCTTTGATGTTGTTGAGTTTGTCGTCGAAGTAAATAATCTTCGGGAAGCCGTCGAGGGCCACTTCCTCGATGCCTTCTCGCTGACGTGTTCCAACCGAGTCGCCGCCAATGGTGATGATTGTGAGAAAGTTATTGGTTCCTTGACTTGATTCAGAAGGTAATAGCCTCTTTTTCTTGCACAAGTAGTTAAGGAGACTCACTGCTAAGATTAGAAGAAGCACATCGATAGGTACTCCTATCCCATATGCATATCCACCGAGATTTCTGTGAGACATTGTTGGACCTTCATGTAAAAAATATCAAAGTGAAGCCAAAGAGAAAGTGGTGGGGATGAGAAAATTTTCTATATCATGATTCCTTTAGGACATTTTTCCTCAGGAAATATAGTGATCAAccgtgtttttatttt
Proteins encoded:
- the LOC132805042 gene encoding RING-H2 finger protein ATL70-like, yielding MSHRNLGGYAYGIGVPIDVLLLILAVSLLNYLCKKKRLLPSESSQGTNNFLTIITIGGDSVGTRQREGIEEVALDGFPKIIYFDDKLNNIKGDDESSLASSCCYSICLMDYKEKDLLRLLPDCDHRFHLRCVNPWLRLNPMCPVCRNSPLPTPFAEVPVPLPKDGNVRIVLVPSKCQTNLGLNTTNIPVASKSTVVLPPNKKRILESLPLHYR